In a genomic window of Zingiber officinale cultivar Zhangliang chromosome 9B, Zo_v1.1, whole genome shotgun sequence:
- the LOC122024020 gene encoding protein MOTHER of FT and TFL1 homolog 1-like, which produces MAGYVDPLVVGRVIGDVVDLFVPALTMTVRFGSKHVNNGCDVKPSLAVDPPSVQIAGRPYDLFTLVMTDPDAPSPSDPTMREWLHWLVVNIPGGTDLSQGEEVVGYMGPRPPVGIHRYALVLFQQKSRLQGVAPPPARANFSTRAFAAHCELGLPVATVYFNAQKEPANRRR; this is translated from the exons ATGGCGGGTTACGTGGACCCCCTCGTGGTGGGCAGAGTGATCGGCGACGTGGTCGACCTCTTCGTCCCTGCCTTGACCATGACCGTCCGTTTCGGGTCCAAGCACGTCAACAACGGCTGCGACGTCAAGCCCTCCCTCGCCGTCGACCCGCCCTCAGTCCAGATCGCCGGCCGCCCTTACGACCTCTTCACTCTG GTGATGACTGATCCCGACGCACCCAGTCCAAGCGACCCCACGATGAGAGAATGGCTCCATTG GCTGGTGGTCAACATCCCCGGCGGGACTGATCTTTCTCAAG GGGAGGAGGTTGTGGGGTACATGGGGCCGCGGCCGCCGGTGGGGATCCACAGGTACGCGCTGGTTCTGTTCCAGCAGAAGAGCAGGCTGCAGGGGGTGGCGCCGCCGCCGGCGAGGGCCAACTTCAGCACGCGGGCCTTCGCGGCGCACTGCGAGCTCGGCCTCCCGGTCGCCACCGTCTACTTCAACGCCCAGAAGGAGCCGGCCAACAGACGCCGCTGA